One stretch of Eupeodes corollae chromosome 2, idEupCoro1.1, whole genome shotgun sequence DNA includes these proteins:
- the LOC129944452 gene encoding uncharacterized protein LOC129944452 gives MVSFDVVSLFTNIPTYLAIKNIMKQWDVIKNHTKIPKPKFLKLLDFCLRDNNYFQFGEKFYSQTFGMPMGNPLSPTIADVILDNLLDDTIEQLNSIGINIKFIAKYVDDIFAIIKVKEKDIILNKLNLYHNKIQFTIENEHNNSLPYLDLILHRENNKILYNWYAKPTTSGRMINFNSTQPIKQKINTAFNFINKVLDLSDKKYETENIRKIKTILKNNNYPFYVINNLFKKRTEKLKTKTNKNNNNHAKTTADNKEEKKFFSIPYVPNLTNNRNLHKIINKENISFSHKSNLTLKSIFTNTKSKIQKQQQHNVVYEIECNGKENEQCDLVYIGQTKRNLGIRLTEHEADIRKNKETTGLAQHITETGHSVNFEGVKILDKEKKLNTRLTLESLRIQQKIKRTMNTKEDTDNIKQSYAVAL, from the coding sequence ATGGTTTCTTTTGATGTAGTTTCGTTGTTTACCAACATACCCACTTATTTAGCCATTAAAAACATCATGAAACAATGGGATGTAAtaaaaaatcacacaaaaatacCTAAACCAAAGTTTCTAAAGCTTTTGGACTTTTGTCTAAGAGACAATAATTATTTCCAATTTGGCGAAAAATTTTATTCACAAACATTCGGTATGCCTATGGGAAACCCCCTTTCCCCAACAATTGCAGACGTTATTTTGGATAATCTTTTAGACGATACTATAGAACAACTGAACAGCATCGgtataaacattaaatttatagCAAAATATGTGGATGATATCTTTGCTATCATtaaagtcaaagaaaaagaCATAATCCTTAATAAACTCAATTTATATCACAACAAAATCCAGTTTACAATTGAAAACGAACACAACAATAGTCTCCCATATCTAGATTTAATACTACAcagagaaaacaacaaaattttatacaattggTATGCAAAACCAACTACATCTGGACGTATGATCAATTTTAATTCAACCCaaccaataaaacaaaaaattaacacagcatttaatttcataaacaaagtTTTAGATCTTAgcgacaaaaaatatgaaacagaaaatataagaaaaataaaaacaatattaaaaaacaacaactacccATTCTACGTAATaaacaacttgtttaaaaaaagaacagaaaaattaaaaacaaaaactaataaaaacaacaacaatcacGCAAAAACCACAGCTgataataaagaagaaaaaaagttcttCTCAATACCATATGTTCCAAACCTAACTAATAATagaaatttacataaaataataaataaagagaaTATATCATTCTCCCATAAATCAAACTTAACACTTAAATCCATTTTCACGAACACAAaatctaaaatacaaaaacaacaacaacacaacgtgGTTTATGAAATTGAATGCAATGGAAAAGAGAATGAACAATGTGATCTAGTATACATAGGTCAAACAAAGAGAAATTTGGGTATTAGATTAACTGAACACGAAGCAGATATAAGGAAAAACAAAGAGACTACAGGGCTTGCACAGCATATAACAGAAACTGGACACTCGGTGAACTTCGAGGGAGTAAAAATATTGGATAAAGAGAAAAAACTTAATACTAGACTAACACTAGAGAGTTTAcgtattcaacaaaaaataaagagaacTATGAACACAAAAGAAGACACCGATAACATCAAACAAAGCTATGCTGTAGCACTTTAA